The Candidatus Atribacteria bacterium genome includes a region encoding these proteins:
- a CDS encoding DUF748 domain-containing protein, with the protein MFRLFSRKFIIFFLIVTLFITILVAGYLFIFNNQSFRDYLKPIIIKQLENNLGKSIYIEEVQSASFNSLVFSNLAILENTTTGGNIVLLEAERVTVNFRFNFSFPRVKNWQLVLTQLTFHKARLQLHRDLKGDFDLVKNFNFNPDMIKSNVTFNKIYFKDSLLLFQDDFVYQSESLSTEAKHLNGFLDLKDLPKVEFEFDGLIEKDSSSIAMQGYLFIDQSLYSLNCQLKNADMKHFQHYIDGLEALNLEKGRFDLQLTLDSDPTLVPAQTSWQGEVSFQGVNLRPDPLNKIFLENIHGIIQFRETEIQIDNFQGFVHNQPFNLSGQISFQEIANFNLDLDIKDFPLNTLEEELEEFVAKSGFLLEGNISLGVNLKGNLDNFQVTGQLGSLALNLNDWQLQNPNLLFSFKEEQLMIESLEAQWEDTEIKVKGIIDWEKPTPIYQFFAQIKGLDSENSAFKKIAFLDSFSGNLSGNFTVEGNLLANSPINLTGQISAQEVKLWNNQLHESIGAQLEMEILNSSSFVLDRLTISYLQNQFNLSGKLDSKNQWDFKLDSRDISLNDLSFLPNLDELEGIASISAKIQGTASQPQIEGKLELKNANWENLALNNFEGDISYQFPFVQFKQISLDNNNISLTAVGQVDLQKDSQKQVDLKLQISKIDMNYVNELLALEESLSGWAHGFVNLQGNWPDISLDSQLDLEEISIQNYFLGKGNFHFGLSTDRLKNFTDWSINNYQLTIEELSFQQAEMQMNVQGKADLQKDLPFSLDIKFNHKNLKQLIALTNLQDLKMANLLPSKIEGTLKIMGNLTSQQFFLESLLSTPQDGIDLQYDLKLNLEKKESKINISELLLKQQEGQFLAEGWLDINQNLLDIQFKAREFDLNNLSQLIGFKEELKGNLIIAGVCQGSFQRPDLSISAQIKDGTFRNFKFEDLQSKINWKEGNLDIQELIISYQQNLQIKAQGKIPFPFMVSDKKEELDPTFNKIPLNFKVSLENADLSFIQIFWDGNFKQVQGITNLTLNLSGTVSQPILNGQVTLDQGILELISTPIKLDKIESKIDIVNNLVKIRQLTFILDNNLIYVSGDFKLVNFRPDDLRIKIWNEEGKLIYGDMLTTQVNFQSELNGSFDSPQLKGEFIFSEGELNWKPGFQFSTGKNGSLTDLKGKVDLSAKILNNFQFKAPNVELKLDGEVKIQGDLPQPVFSGQLTIRKGYFLFLEQKFQFSEGKLLLNELTGPDLLLDIKATTKINQVTVFLKISGNLSAPQISLTSKPALTEAEIISLLTLNKNISGLSEGEVDALLREEIFNLIFQGLSINFLRRAENQIANYLGLDLFRIETIFKENSESTPFYDLNFKTFGIEVGKNITEDIFLTYSTSLDGYSEKNFSIDYQYKPDLSFTAEINTFALEKNNTEIKMGIQFEF; encoded by the coding sequence TTGTTTAGATTATTCAGCAGAAAATTTATAATATTTTTTTTAATAGTGACCCTGTTTATCACCATTTTAGTCGCAGGATATCTTTTTATTTTCAACAATCAATCGTTCCGAGATTATCTAAAACCAATAATCATCAAACAATTAGAAAATAATCTGGGTAAAAGTATATATATAGAAGAAGTGCAATCAGCATCCTTCAATTCACTGGTATTTTCTAATTTAGCTATTTTAGAAAACACTACCACCGGAGGAAATATCGTCTTATTAGAGGCAGAACGGGTTACGGTAAATTTCCGATTTAACTTCTCCTTCCCGCGAGTAAAAAACTGGCAATTAGTCCTCACCCAACTTACTTTTCATAAGGCTCGCTTACAGCTTCACCGAGATTTAAAAGGAGATTTTGACCTGGTAAAAAATTTCAATTTTAATCCGGATATGATTAAAAGTAATGTTACTTTTAATAAAATTTATTTTAAAGATAGTCTCCTCCTCTTCCAAGATGATTTTGTCTATCAAAGCGAAAGTTTGTCCACAGAGGCTAAACACCTAAATGGCTTTTTAGACTTAAAAGATTTACCCAAAGTTGAATTTGAATTTGATGGATTGATAGAGAAAGATAGTTCATCAATCGCTATGCAAGGATATTTATTTATCGATCAATCCCTCTATTCTCTAAACTGTCAACTTAAAAATGCGGATATGAAGCATTTTCAACATTACATCGACGGTCTTGAAGCGTTAAATCTGGAAAAGGGTCGATTTGATTTACAACTTACCTTGGACTCTGATCCAACTTTAGTCCCTGCGCAGACATCCTGGCAAGGTGAAGTATCGTTTCAAGGAGTTAACCTAAGACCCGATCCTTTAAATAAAATATTCCTTGAAAATATTCATGGTATAATTCAATTCCGGGAAACAGAGATTCAAATCGATAACTTTCAAGGATTTGTTCATAACCAACCCTTCAATCTTTCGGGACAAATCTCTTTTCAAGAGATAGCCAACTTTAATCTGGATTTAGACATAAAAGATTTTCCCTTAAATACTTTAGAAGAAGAGCTGGAGGAATTTGTGGCAAAAAGCGGTTTTTTATTAGAAGGGAATATCTCCCTGGGGGTCAATTTAAAGGGTAACCTTGATAACTTCCAGGTAACTGGCCAACTGGGCTCTTTGGCACTTAACCTAAACGACTGGCAATTACAAAATCCAAACCTTCTGTTCTCTTTTAAAGAAGAACAACTTATGATTGAATCCCTGGAAGCCCAATGGGAAGATACTGAAATAAAAGTAAAGGGAATAATTGATTGGGAAAAACCAACTCCGATTTATCAATTTTTTGCACAGATCAAAGGACTTGATTCAGAAAACTCTGCCTTCAAGAAAATAGCCTTTTTGGATTCATTTTCCGGCAATTTATCTGGAAATTTCACCGTAGAAGGGAATCTTCTGGCAAATTCTCCCATTAACTTAACCGGACAAATAAGCGCACAGGAAGTAAAATTATGGAACAATCAATTGCATGAATCCATTGGTGCTCAATTGGAAATGGAAATATTAAATTCCTCTTCCTTCGTATTAGATAGACTCACCATATCCTATCTTCAAAATCAATTTAATCTATCCGGAAAATTGGATTCAAAAAATCAATGGGACTTTAAACTCGATAGTAGGGATATTTCTTTGAATGATCTTTCCTTTTTACCTAATCTTGATGAATTAGAAGGAATTGCCAGTATTTCCGCTAAAATTCAGGGAACAGCTTCCCAACCTCAAATAGAGGGAAAATTAGAGTTAAAGAACGCTAATTGGGAAAATTTAGCTCTAAATAATTTTGAAGGAGATATATCCTATCAATTTCCTTTCGTACAATTTAAGCAGATATCTTTAGATAATAACAACATCAGTTTAACTGCCGTCGGACAGGTTGACTTACAAAAAGACAGCCAGAAGCAAGTAGACCTAAAACTTCAAATATCCAAAATAGATATGAATTATGTAAACGAATTACTCGCACTTGAAGAATCTTTGTCCGGATGGGCTCATGGTTTTGTAAACCTTCAAGGTAATTGGCCGGATATTTCTTTAGATAGCCAATTAGATTTAGAGGAAATTTCTATACAAAATTATTTTTTGGGTAAAGGGAATTTTCATTTTGGACTGTCAACAGATAGATTAAAGAATTTTACGGACTGGAGCATTAATAATTATCAATTGACTATTGAAGAATTGAGCTTCCAGCAGGCAGAAATGCAAATGAACGTCCAGGGAAAAGCTGATTTACAAAAAGACCTTCCTTTTTCTCTGGATATAAAGTTTAATCATAAAAATTTAAAGCAGTTGATTGCTTTGACTAATCTTCAAGATCTAAAAATGGCTAACCTTCTTCCTTCAAAAATAGAGGGAACACTTAAAATAATGGGAAACTTGACTTCTCAACAGTTTTTTTTAGAGTCTCTACTCTCCACTCCTCAAGATGGAATCGATTTACAATATGACTTAAAATTAAATTTAGAAAAAAAGGAATCTAAAATCAATATAAGTGAATTATTGCTAAAACAGCAAGAAGGACAATTTTTAGCTGAAGGATGGCTGGATATCAACCAAAATTTATTAGATATACAATTTAAAGCGAGGGAATTCGATTTAAACAACCTTAGCCAACTTATCGGATTCAAAGAAGAGTTAAAGGGAAATCTTATTATTGCTGGAGTTTGCCAGGGTTCATTTCAGCGCCCTGATTTATCTATTTCTGCTCAAATAAAAGACGGCACATTCCGTAATTTTAAATTTGAGGATCTTCAAAGTAAAATTAACTGGAAAGAGGGCAATCTGGATATACAGGAATTAATCATCTCTTATCAACAGAATCTTCAAATTAAGGCGCAAGGAAAGATACCATTTCCTTTTATGGTCTCTGATAAAAAAGAGGAGCTGGATCCGACTTTTAATAAAATACCTTTGAACTTTAAGGTCAGTTTAGAAAATGCTGATTTAAGTTTCATACAAATATTTTGGGATGGAAACTTTAAACAGGTTCAAGGAATTACCAATCTTACCCTAAATTTATCCGGCACAGTCAGTCAGCCCATTCTAAATGGACAAGTTACCCTCGATCAGGGAATTTTAGAATTAATTTCTACCCCCATTAAGTTAGATAAAATAGAATCTAAAATCGATATTGTCAATAATTTAGTAAAAATTAGACAACTTACTTTTATATTAGATAATAATTTAATTTATGTTTCCGGAGATTTTAAATTAGTTAATTTCCGCCCTGATGATCTTAGAATTAAAATATGGAACGAAGAAGGGAAATTAATCTATGGAGATATGCTGACTACTCAAGTGAATTTCCAGTCTGAACTTAATGGCTCTTTCGATTCCCCTCAATTAAAAGGAGAATTTATTTTTTCTGAGGGAGAGTTGAATTGGAAGCCAGGTTTTCAATTTAGCACTGGAAAAAATGGCTCTTTAACGGATTTAAAGGGCAAAGTAGATCTTTCTGCCAAAATTTTAAATAATTTTCAATTCAAAGCTCCCAATGTAGAATTAAAATTAGATGGAGAAGTAAAAATTCAAGGGGATTTACCTCAGCCCGTTTTTAGCGGTCAATTAACCATCAGAAAAGGGTATTTTTTATTCCTCGAGCAAAAATTCCAATTTAGCGAAGGTAAATTATTGTTGAATGAACTCACCGGTCCTGATTTACTCCTGGATATTAAAGCCACTACTAAAATAAACCAGGTAACGGTCTTTTTAAAGATTTCCGGAAATCTTTCTGCTCCTCAAATATCGCTCACTTCCAAACCTGCTTTAACCGAGGCGGAAATTATTTCTTTATTAACTTTAAATAAAAATATTAGTGGCCTATCAGAGGGAGAAGTTGACGCATTGTTAAGGGAAGAAATTTTTAACTTAATTTTTCAAGGACTAAGCATTAATTTTCTGAGAAGAGCTGAAAACCAGATTGCCAATTATTTAGGATTAGATCTTTTCCGAATAGAAACGATATTTAAAGAAAATAGTGAGTCAACTCCTTTTTATGATTTAAATTTTAAAACATTCGGAATTGAAGTAGGCAAAAATATTACCGAAGATATTTTTCTAACCTATTCTACTTCACTTGATGGTTATAGCGAAAAGAATTTCAGTATTGATTATCAATATAAACCGGATCTGTCTTTTACTGCCGAAATAAACACCTTCGCCCTGGAAAAGAACAATACTGAAATTAAAATGGGTATACAATTCGAATTTTAA
- a CDS encoding carbon-nitrogen hydrolase family protein — KILIGKIKEYLEKAVKEQVDIIVFPGFTGCFFQQLNHPDNISLRNLIQDANGQEYIEEVKELSRNLKIIICPGTYWQKEKNNIYHESCLILNGEVLLKQRQIYLARWERELGFSRGVKIELKEIKDRKLALIISTDIFYPQVSRMAALKGADTILSPVGFTGEKNPALPLSGLWQEVQQNQFFAVESGFNGFLGKQSFWGESVIYAPLEMTEKGDGYLERSSGQKSLIIAKLDNEKRRKAISQFNVLAQLNREFYQQMKMFKER; from the coding sequence AAAAATCCTAATTGGCAAGATCAAAGAATATTTAGAAAAGGCGGTAAAAGAGCAAGTTGATATCATTGTTTTCCCCGGGTTTACCGGATGTTTTTTCCAGCAACTGAACCATCCGGATAATATAAGTTTAAGAAATCTGATACAGGATGCAAATGGCCAGGAATATATAGAAGAGGTAAAAGAATTATCTCGAAATCTTAAAATAATAATTTGTCCGGGGACTTATTGGCAAAAAGAAAAAAATAATATCTATCATGAATCCTGTCTAATATTAAACGGAGAAGTGCTGCTTAAACAGAGACAAATTTATTTAGCCCGTTGGGAAAGGGAATTAGGATTTTCCCGGGGAGTAAAGATCGAATTAAAAGAAATAAAGGATAGGAAGTTAGCATTAATAATTTCTACCGACATTTTTTATCCCCAGGTTTCCAGGATGGCGGCTTTAAAAGGGGCAGATACCATTCTATCTCCGGTAGGCTTTACCGGAGAAAAGAACCCGGCTTTACCGCTGAGTGGACTGTGGCAAGAAGTCCAGCAAAATCAATTCTTTGCGGTAGAAAGCGGATTTAACGGATTCCTGGGAAAGCAGAGTTTTTGGGGAGAATCGGTCATTTATGCCCCCCTGGAAATGACTGAAAAGGGAGATGGATATTTGGAGAGAAGCAGCGGCCAGAAAAGTTTAATCATTGCTAAGCTGGACAATGAGAAGAGAAGAAAGGCTATTTCCCAATTTAATGTGCTCGCCCAATTGAATCGAGAATTTTACCAGCAGATGAAAATGTTTAAAGAAAGATAG
- a CDS encoding nitrilase — translation MEFLVEKWFSKKISLERIEKHFTQLKIEKRRISEDIDAENIRVSCVQRKINPVNNIEEYIDMLCGFVEQAAKEKSCMIIFPEYNFFDLFGLIPGFHFINQILNKRALKAINLKEDRVKESGSTGNNNFLAKIFTGEAKPIERGIKKIISLLAREYGIYIYSGSYILKEKEAIYNAGSLFAPDGSLIGTQKKMHLTDFEDKLGIKRGNRMEAYSLPFGKVICPICMDATYFETFRIAREIEADIVILPIANLEEYSTWKALRGIWPRVQESYLYGLKSSLNGWIAGMHFTGKAGIFAPLSMTEKKDGVLSLSSSYEGNHLITVNLNLKRLYEAREKAEYHEDKNVEFEKNFIAKTYY, via the coding sequence ATGGAATTTTTAGTGGAAAAATGGTTTAGCAAAAAAATATCTTTGGAGAGAATAGAAAAGCATTTTACACAATTAAAGATTGAAAAAAGAAGGATTTCAGAAGATATTGATGCAGAGAATATTCGGGTATCCTGTGTTCAAAGGAAGATTAACCCGGTAAATAATATTGAAGAATATATTGATATGCTTTGTGGTTTTGTAGAGCAGGCAGCAAAAGAGAAGAGCTGTATGATTATTTTTCCGGAATATAATTTTTTTGATCTATTCGGTTTAATTCCAGGATTTCACTTCATAAATCAAATTCTAAATAAAAGAGCCCTAAAAGCTATAAACCTAAAGGAAGATAGAGTGAAAGAATCAGGTTCAACTGGAAATAACAATTTTTTGGCTAAAATCTTTACAGGGGAAGCAAAACCTATTGAGAGGGGGATCAAGAAAATTATTTCTCTGCTGGCACGAGAGTATGGGATCTATATTTATAGCGGAAGTTATATTTTAAAAGAAAAAGAAGCAATTTATAATGCCGGTTCACTCTTTGCTCCGGACGGAAGCCTGATAGGAACTCAAAAGAAAATGCACCTTACTGATTTTGAAGATAAATTAGGAATAAAAAGAGGCAATAGAATGGAGGCATATTCTTTACCTTTTGGAAAAGTAATATGCCCTATTTGTATGGATGCCACTTACTTTGAGACTTTCCGTATCGCCCGAGAAATAGAAGCAGATATAGTTATTTTACCTATCGCTAATTTAGAAGAATATTCTACCTGGAAGGCCTTAAGAGGAATTTGGCCTCGGGTGCAGGAATCTTATCTCTATGGTTTAAAATCCTCTCTAAATGGATGGATTGCCGGAATGCATTTTACCGGAAAAGCCGGCATTTTCGCTCCCCTGTCAATGACTGAAAAAAAAGATGGGGTTTTATCTTTGTCTTCCTCTTATGAGGGGAATCACCTGATAACGGTTAATTTAAACTTAAAAAGATTGTATGAAGCCAGAGAAAAAGCAGAGTACCATGAAGATAAGAATGTCGAGTTTGAAAAAAATTTTATAGCAAAAACCTATTATTAA
- a CDS encoding alpha-glucosidase/alpha-galactosidase — MSGIKLSIIGAGSAIFSLKLVGDLCKAKDLSGSSISLMDVDEDRLNSVHNLAKRYAALLKTDLSFEKTTDMKQSIKGADFVINTALIGGHVQLEASRKAGEMHGYARGIDSQEFNMVSDYHTLSNYNQLKYFLEIAHSMEEICPNAWLLQTANPVFEGTTLISRYSNLKVVGFCHEHNSVKIVMQSLGLDIKDVNWQVAGFNHNIWLTRFLYKGKDAYPLLNQWIEQKAKKWKPKNPFDDKMSPAAIDMYKFYGKMPIGDTIRNGSWKYHYNLETKKKWYGEPWGGADSDLGWLWYQENHLKELTKKNSQLASDQSVNLLKEFPPEVQSGEQHIQFINALVNGIQERLVLNIPNKGPIILDIPEDVVVEIPVMVDREGIHPEEINPPLPERIKDMYLAPRRLKMEWALEAFVSGDKKILQEILVRDPRTKSFEQAEAVIEEILALPFNQEMKKHYENKIINAK, encoded by the coding sequence ATGTCCGGAATAAAACTAAGTATCATAGGAGCAGGTAGTGCTATTTTTTCTTTAAAATTAGTGGGAGATCTTTGCAAAGCAAAAGATCTGTCCGGAAGCTCTATTTCACTTATGGATGTCGATGAAGATCGCTTGAATTCAGTACACAATTTAGCAAAAAGATACGCTGCTCTATTGAAAACTGATTTAAGTTTCGAGAAAACAACAGACATGAAACAGTCAATTAAAGGGGCAGATTTCGTAATCAACACTGCTCTTATTGGTGGCCATGTTCAGTTAGAAGCCAGCAGGAAAGCGGGAGAAATGCATGGATATGCAAGAGGCATAGATAGTCAAGAATTTAATATGGTTTCTGATTATCACACTTTAAGTAATTATAATCAACTTAAATATTTTTTAGAGATAGCTCATAGCATGGAAGAAATATGTCCAAATGCTTGGCTGCTTCAGACAGCTAATCCGGTATTTGAAGGTACTACCCTGATATCAAGGTACTCTAACCTTAAAGTTGTAGGTTTTTGTCATGAACATAACAGTGTTAAAATTGTAATGCAAAGTCTGGGATTAGACATAAAAGATGTAAACTGGCAGGTTGCAGGATTTAATCACAATATATGGCTGACCCGGTTTCTTTACAAAGGTAAGGATGCATATCCCCTGCTGAACCAATGGATAGAGCAGAAAGCGAAAAAATGGAAACCTAAAAATCCCTTTGATGACAAAATGAGTCCTGCGGCAATAGATATGTATAAATTTTATGGTAAAATGCCCATAGGAGATACTATCCGGAATGGGAGCTGGAAATACCACTACAACCTGGAAACGAAAAAAAAGTGGTATGGAGAACCATGGGGGGGAGCAGATTCTGATTTGGGTTGGTTGTGGTATCAAGAAAATCATTTGAAGGAATTGACGAAAAAAAATTCCCAACTTGCCTCCGATCAATCGGTTAATCTTTTAAAAGAATTTCCTCCTGAAGTTCAAAGCGGGGAACAACATATTCAATTTATCAATGCATTAGTTAATGGGATTCAAGAAAGATTAGTGCTAAACATCCCAAACAAAGGACCGATAATCCTGGATATCCCCGAGGATGTAGTAGTGGAAATACCGGTCATGGTAGACCGGGAAGGAATTCATCCTGAGGAGATAAATCCTCCCTTACCAGAGCGGATAAAAGATATGTATTTAGCTCCAAGAAGGTTAAAAATGGAATGGGCTTTAGAAGCATTCGTTTCCGGTGACAAAAAAATACTTCAAGAAATTTTGGTCAGAGATCCCCGCACTAAATCCTTTGAGCAAGCAGAAGCCGTTATAGAAGAGATACTCGCTCTACCATTTAACCAAGAGATGAAGAAACATTATGAAAATAAAATTATTAACGCAAAATAA
- a CDS encoding MFS transporter, with product MEEFKGKRLFLYNLSTTGWVLLDSIWLTFAIAFLLPPKERVAEGMIPFVSNERFLGIITMLGAVMLFGRIVDAVADPLVASWTDRSTSRFGRRRFFLAIGGLPLALSTVLIFFPPLPHTSFVNGIYLAIIFGFYFFFFTIYVVPYLALIPELGHNEKARIGIATAQGYFSLIGSAVVMIGGPFLLTLFMQNADYVSSYRKMVIYLAIFGALLLYAAVFAVDEKRFSTAKPSQVPLMDSFKKTVGNKAFIIYLFANISLWFLFNIVRSSAIPIVITLMGADEAFAGNIFTILFVIAALCFPLVGYLARVRGKKMIMMLSLGLFSIFSIFLSFTGLAPLNPKIWGLIFIGLMGFPAAVLMIIPNVMLSELCDVDYKKTGERREAMYFGVQGFFMKLNLGLSTASLALLYSIFGKDISNSLGVRLAPVLGSIVALLGLIIMSRYPERQIKELLSK from the coding sequence ATGGAAGAATTTAAAGGTAAGAGACTTTTTCTCTATAACCTGTCCACAACAGGATGGGTCTTGTTAGATTCGATCTGGTTGACTTTCGCTATCGCCTTTCTGCTTCCCCCCAAAGAGAGAGTGGCAGAAGGCATGATTCCTTTTGTTTCCAATGAGAGGTTTTTAGGCATAATTACCATGCTGGGAGCAGTGATGCTCTTTGGAAGGATTGTAGATGCGGTGGCTGACCCGTTGGTGGCTTCCTGGACTGACCGTTCCACCTCGAGATTTGGGAGAAGAAGATTTTTCCTGGCGATAGGAGGACTTCCTCTGGCATTATCTACAGTTCTGATATTTTTTCCGCCCTTACCCCATACTTCCTTTGTCAATGGTATCTATCTGGCTATTATTTTTGGTTTTTACTTTTTTTTCTTTACAATATATGTCGTTCCTTACCTTGCCTTAATTCCCGAACTCGGTCACAATGAAAAAGCCCGGATTGGTATTGCTACCGCTCAAGGATACTTTTCTCTCATTGGTTCAGCAGTAGTGATGATTGGCGGTCCTTTTCTTTTGACTTTATTTATGCAGAATGCTGATTACGTCAGTTCTTATCGTAAAATGGTTATTTATCTGGCTATTTTCGGAGCTCTATTATTATACGCGGCTGTATTTGCGGTAGACGAGAAAAGGTTTTCCACTGCCAAACCTAGCCAGGTACCACTGATGGACTCCTTTAAAAAAACAGTCGGGAATAAGGCTTTTATTATCTATCTTTTTGCCAATATATCCCTATGGTTTCTTTTTAATATTGTTCGTTCATCTGCCATACCAATTGTTATTACCCTGATGGGTGCTGATGAGGCTTTTGCCGGAAATATATTTACTATCCTTTTTGTCATTGCGGCACTCTGTTTCCCGCTGGTGGGATACTTAGCGAGGGTTCGAGGGAAGAAAATGATTATGATGTTAAGCCTTGGATTATTCTCTATATTTTCTATTTTTCTGTCTTTCACCGGTCTTGCCCCGCTCAATCCCAAGATTTGGGGACTAATTTTTATAGGGCTTATGGGATTTCCTGCGGCAGTACTGATGATTATTCCCAATGTAATGCTTTCTGAACTTTGCGATGTTGATTATAAAAAAACCGGGGAGAGAAGAGAAGCGATGTATTTTGGTGTCCAGGGGTTTTTTATGAAACTCAATCTGGGTCTTTCGACTGCCAGTCTTGCTCTTTTGTATTCTATTTTTGGTAAAGATATCAGTAATTCCCTGGGAGTGAGATTAGCTCCTGTATTGGGAAGTATAGTTGCCCTATTAGGGCTTATCATTATGAGCCGCTATCCGGAAAGACAGATTAAAGAACTTTTATCAAAATAG